In one window of Pseudorasbora parva isolate DD20220531a chromosome 7, ASM2467924v1, whole genome shotgun sequence DNA:
- the LOC137083463 gene encoding myelin basic protein-like, which yields MGQHLVKREPLSVPKGSSTVSDQMSADSPEPQDEVFGLGEADLNQNNGCSSKSAAETDSMAPAVHHTAEPEGPRPHLVRLFSRDAPGREDNTFKERPSESDELQTIQECGSDQE from the exons ATGGGACAGCATCTTGTGAAACGTGAGCCACTTTCTGTTCCCAAG gGATCCTCGACAGTGTCTGATCAGATGTCAGCTGACTCGCCGGAGCCACAGGACGAAGTATTCG GACTGGGGGAGGCCGACCTCAACCAGAACAATGGCTGCTCCAGCAAGAGTGCGGCGGAGACCGACTCCATGGCCCCAGCGGTTCACCACACGGCCGAGCCGGAGGGGCCACGCCCACATTTGGTCCGCCTCTTTTCCCGGGATGCTCCGGGCCGCGAGGACAACACCTTCAAGGAACGCCCTTCGGAGTCGGACGAGCTGCAGACCATCCAGGAGTGTGGATCGGACCAAGAGTAG